One genomic window of Manihot esculenta cultivar AM560-2 chromosome 16, M.esculenta_v8, whole genome shotgun sequence includes the following:
- the LOC110604033 gene encoding uncharacterized GPI-anchored protein At1g61900 isoform X3 — protein sequence MNKGLSLKFSASMVLLQVFLLLLSLNGYQYVRGSTLMDRRLDDFLPEISPNAGPQPFLPILAPSPLQPFTNSSIPKLSGLCMLNFTAAESLMSMTSIDCWAFFAPLLANVICCPQLQAMLAILVGQSSKETNVLALNGTISKYCLSDIEQILVGQGAANNVKRICSIHPSNLTEGSCPVKDVNEFESTVDSSKLLAACEKVDPVKECCDQVCQNAISEAATRIALKTSEILSMEGTHGLPQHSTRVNDCKHIVLRWLASKLDPSHAKEVLRILSNCNVNKVCPLVFPEMSHVAKGCGNGISNTTGCCSAMDSYVSHLQKQSFITNLQALDCATTLGRKLQKSNITRDVYSLCHISLKDFSLQVAKEGVVLYATIYSLDAFYQACLLMQHWINHLESALFVI from the exons ATGAATAAAGGGTTGTCTCTCAAATTCAGTGCCAGTATGGTTCTTCTCCAGGTGTTTTTGCTGCTTTTAA GTCTGAATGGATATCAGTATGTTAGAGGATCTACGTTGATGGATAGACGGTTGGATGATTTTCTTCCTGAGATCTCACCAAATGCAGGTCCTCAGCCTTTTCTTCCTATTCTCGCACCTTCTCCTTTGCAACCTTTCACCAACAGTTCTATACCAAAGTTATCAG GACTGTGTATGTTGAACTTCACTGCTGCTGAAAGCTTGATGAGCATGACGTCAATTGATTGCTGGGCCTTTTTTGCACCATTGCTGGCTAATGTTATATGTTGTCCACAGTTACAAGCGATGCTTGCAATTCTTGTTGGCCAATCCAGTAAAGAGACTAATGTGCTTGCTTTAAATGGGACTATTTCCAAGTATTGCCTTTCAGATATTGAGCAAATTTTGGTAGGTCAGGGTGCTGCAAATAATGTTAAGAGAATATGCTCAATTCATCCCTCAAATCTCACCGAAGGGTCTTGCCCAGTCAAAGATGTGAATGAATTTGAAAGCACTGTGGATTCGTCTAAGCTTCTTGCTGCCTGCGAGAAGGTTGATCCTGTGAAAGAATGTTGTGACCAAGTATGTCAAAATGCTATATCTGAAGCTGCTACAAGAATTGCTCTTAAAACTTCTGAAATCTTGAGCATGGAAGGGACCCATGGTTTACCTCAGCACTCAACTAGGGTTAACGATTGTAAACATATTGTTCTCCGGTGGTTGGCAAGTAAACTTGATCCTTCTCATGCAAAGGAGGTTCTCAGAATACTATCTAATTGCAATGTTAATAAAG TTTGCCCTCTGGTTTTCCCTGAAATGAGCCATGTTGCAAAGGGCTGTGGGAATGGGATAAGTAACACGACAGGATGCTGTAGTGCCATGGATAGCTATGTGTCTCACTTGCAGAAGCAGAGCTTCATAACCAACTTGCAAGCTTTGGATTGTGCTACAACTCTTGGGAGGAAGTTACAGAAATCAAATATTACAAGAGATGTTTATAGCCTTTGTCACATAAGCCTTAAGGATTTCTcactccaag TTGCAAAGGAAGGTGTGGTACTTTACGCAACCATTTAT AGTCTGGATGCCTTCTACCAAGCTTGCCTTCTGATGCAACACTGGATAAATCATCTGGAATCAGCTTTATTTGTGATCTGA
- the LOC110604033 gene encoding uncharacterized GPI-anchored protein At1g61900 isoform X2, producing the protein MNKGLSLKFSASMVLLQVFLLLLSLNGYQYVRGSTLMDRRLDDFLPEISPNAGPQPFLPILAPSPLQPFTNSSIPKLSGLCMLNFTAAESLMSMTSIDCWAFFAPLLANVICCPQLQAMLAILVGQSSKETNVLALNGTISKYCLSDIEQILVGQGAANNVKRICSIHPSNLTEGSCPVKDVNEFESTVDSSKLLAACEKVDPVKECCDQVCQNAISEAATRIALKTSEILSMEGTHGLPQHSTRVNDCKHIVLRWLASKLDPSHAKEVLRILSNCNVNKVCPLVFPEMSHVAKGCGNGISNTTGCCSAMDSYVSHLQKQSFITNLQALDCATTLGRKLQKSNITRDVYSLCHISLKDFSLQESGCLLPSLPSDATLDKSSGISFICDLNDNIPAPWPSSSQSSASSCNKTVKIPALPAAASAQSGLYSEDLVFYVTFAVTIVIMMLL; encoded by the exons ATGAATAAAGGGTTGTCTCTCAAATTCAGTGCCAGTATGGTTCTTCTCCAGGTGTTTTTGCTGCTTTTAA GTCTGAATGGATATCAGTATGTTAGAGGATCTACGTTGATGGATAGACGGTTGGATGATTTTCTTCCTGAGATCTCACCAAATGCAGGTCCTCAGCCTTTTCTTCCTATTCTCGCACCTTCTCCTTTGCAACCTTTCACCAACAGTTCTATACCAAAGTTATCAG GACTGTGTATGTTGAACTTCACTGCTGCTGAAAGCTTGATGAGCATGACGTCAATTGATTGCTGGGCCTTTTTTGCACCATTGCTGGCTAATGTTATATGTTGTCCACAGTTACAAGCGATGCTTGCAATTCTTGTTGGCCAATCCAGTAAAGAGACTAATGTGCTTGCTTTAAATGGGACTATTTCCAAGTATTGCCTTTCAGATATTGAGCAAATTTTGGTAGGTCAGGGTGCTGCAAATAATGTTAAGAGAATATGCTCAATTCATCCCTCAAATCTCACCGAAGGGTCTTGCCCAGTCAAAGATGTGAATGAATTTGAAAGCACTGTGGATTCGTCTAAGCTTCTTGCTGCCTGCGAGAAGGTTGATCCTGTGAAAGAATGTTGTGACCAAGTATGTCAAAATGCTATATCTGAAGCTGCTACAAGAATTGCTCTTAAAACTTCTGAAATCTTGAGCATGGAAGGGACCCATGGTTTACCTCAGCACTCAACTAGGGTTAACGATTGTAAACATATTGTTCTCCGGTGGTTGGCAAGTAAACTTGATCCTTCTCATGCAAAGGAGGTTCTCAGAATACTATCTAATTGCAATGTTAATAAAG TTTGCCCTCTGGTTTTCCCTGAAATGAGCCATGTTGCAAAGGGCTGTGGGAATGGGATAAGTAACACGACAGGATGCTGTAGTGCCATGGATAGCTATGTGTCTCACTTGCAGAAGCAGAGCTTCATAACCAACTTGCAAGCTTTGGATTGTGCTACAACTCTTGGGAGGAAGTTACAGAAATCAAATATTACAAGAGATGTTTATAGCCTTTGTCACATAAGCCTTAAGGATTTCTcactccaag AGTCTGGATGCCTTCTACCAAGCTTGCCTTCTGATGCAACACTGGATAAATCATCTGGAATCAGCTTTATTTGTGATCTGAATGACAATATTCCTGCGCCATGGCCCTCTTCATCTCAATCATCAGCATCATCATGCAATAAAA CTGTGAAAATCCCAGCACTTCCAGCTGCTGCATCCGCTCAAAGTG GCCTTTATAGTGAAGATCTTGTATTTTACGTGACGTTTGCCGTCACCATCGTTATCATGATGCTCTTGTAG
- the LOC110604033 gene encoding uncharacterized GPI-anchored protein At1g61900 isoform X1, with protein sequence MNKGLSLKFSASMVLLQVFLLLLSLNGYQYVRGSTLMDRRLDDFLPEISPNAGPQPFLPILAPSPLQPFTNSSIPKLSGLCMLNFTAAESLMSMTSIDCWAFFAPLLANVICCPQLQAMLAILVGQSSKETNVLALNGTISKYCLSDIEQILVGQGAANNVKRICSIHPSNLTEGSCPVKDVNEFESTVDSSKLLAACEKVDPVKECCDQVCQNAISEAATRIALKTSEILSMEGTHGLPQHSTRVNDCKHIVLRWLASKLDPSHAKEVLRILSNCNVNKVCPLVFPEMSHVAKGCGNGISNTTGCCSAMDSYVSHLQKQSFITNLQALDCATTLGRKLQKSNITRDVYSLCHISLKDFSLQVAKEESGCLLPSLPSDATLDKSSGISFICDLNDNIPAPWPSSSQSSASSCNKTVKIPALPAAASAQSGLYSEDLVFYVTFAVTIVIMMLL encoded by the exons ATGAATAAAGGGTTGTCTCTCAAATTCAGTGCCAGTATGGTTCTTCTCCAGGTGTTTTTGCTGCTTTTAA GTCTGAATGGATATCAGTATGTTAGAGGATCTACGTTGATGGATAGACGGTTGGATGATTTTCTTCCTGAGATCTCACCAAATGCAGGTCCTCAGCCTTTTCTTCCTATTCTCGCACCTTCTCCTTTGCAACCTTTCACCAACAGTTCTATACCAAAGTTATCAG GACTGTGTATGTTGAACTTCACTGCTGCTGAAAGCTTGATGAGCATGACGTCAATTGATTGCTGGGCCTTTTTTGCACCATTGCTGGCTAATGTTATATGTTGTCCACAGTTACAAGCGATGCTTGCAATTCTTGTTGGCCAATCCAGTAAAGAGACTAATGTGCTTGCTTTAAATGGGACTATTTCCAAGTATTGCCTTTCAGATATTGAGCAAATTTTGGTAGGTCAGGGTGCTGCAAATAATGTTAAGAGAATATGCTCAATTCATCCCTCAAATCTCACCGAAGGGTCTTGCCCAGTCAAAGATGTGAATGAATTTGAAAGCACTGTGGATTCGTCTAAGCTTCTTGCTGCCTGCGAGAAGGTTGATCCTGTGAAAGAATGTTGTGACCAAGTATGTCAAAATGCTATATCTGAAGCTGCTACAAGAATTGCTCTTAAAACTTCTGAAATCTTGAGCATGGAAGGGACCCATGGTTTACCTCAGCACTCAACTAGGGTTAACGATTGTAAACATATTGTTCTCCGGTGGTTGGCAAGTAAACTTGATCCTTCTCATGCAAAGGAGGTTCTCAGAATACTATCTAATTGCAATGTTAATAAAG TTTGCCCTCTGGTTTTCCCTGAAATGAGCCATGTTGCAAAGGGCTGTGGGAATGGGATAAGTAACACGACAGGATGCTGTAGTGCCATGGATAGCTATGTGTCTCACTTGCAGAAGCAGAGCTTCATAACCAACTTGCAAGCTTTGGATTGTGCTACAACTCTTGGGAGGAAGTTACAGAAATCAAATATTACAAGAGATGTTTATAGCCTTTGTCACATAAGCCTTAAGGATTTCTcactccaag TTGCAAAGGAAG AGTCTGGATGCCTTCTACCAAGCTTGCCTTCTGATGCAACACTGGATAAATCATCTGGAATCAGCTTTATTTGTGATCTGAATGACAATATTCCTGCGCCATGGCCCTCTTCATCTCAATCATCAGCATCATCATGCAATAAAA CTGTGAAAATCCCAGCACTTCCAGCTGCTGCATCCGCTCAAAGTG GCCTTTATAGTGAAGATCTTGTATTTTACGTGACGTTTGCCGTCACCATCGTTATCATGATGCTCTTGTAG